From the genome of Nocardia sp. NBC_01503, one region includes:
- a CDS encoding NlpC/P60 family protein, with translation MRIPAKRQLRPGRLATELLAAMIVVAVGMTTGHATPPPPPNPSDSEIAQAGADVDATVGEVGALINQVATAEQQLQLLDDAVAARREAVNKALVDLQIARDAADAAAQAVGNCQRELTDAGVQVGTAHRQFDKYVAQVYMRPGSTSLISYMAAPSPEIALARAQVLTIASRTQQQVVGGLRRAQVDQANKTSAAKQAQQVADAAAADAETKKTDAQHAVAAAQAEFDQQTVQRNTLMQQRDSAQQRLETARSQVAGLQSQRDTYLAWDDQRRKDEAAARAAAVAAAARVNADRAASDLASLAASGHRPHTQLGDSPPPPRYTLTRPSGSRSALVETVVDRAMSQLGVEYAWGGGDEDGATLGIRDGGTADSYGDYNKTGFDCSGLMIYAFAGVGVSLPHYSGYQYTMGSRVPVADRERGDMLFWGPGGSQHVALYVGNGKMVEAPQSGEVVRVSAVREDGIMPYAVRIIS, from the coding sequence CTACGGAATTGCTGGCAGCGATGATCGTGGTGGCCGTGGGGATGACCACCGGTCATGCCACGCCACCACCGCCACCCAATCCCAGCGACAGTGAGATCGCCCAGGCGGGCGCGGATGTCGATGCCACCGTGGGCGAGGTGGGCGCGCTCATCAATCAGGTCGCCACCGCCGAACAGCAGTTGCAGCTCCTCGACGATGCCGTGGCCGCGCGTCGCGAAGCCGTCAACAAGGCGCTGGTCGACCTCCAGATCGCCCGCGATGCCGCCGACGCCGCGGCGCAGGCGGTGGGCAATTGCCAGCGTGAGCTCACCGATGCCGGGGTGCAGGTCGGTACCGCGCACAGGCAGTTCGACAAATATGTCGCCCAGGTCTACATGCGGCCCGGATCGACCTCGCTGATCAGCTATATGGCCGCGCCCAGCCCGGAGATCGCGCTCGCCCGCGCCCAGGTGCTGACCATCGCCTCCCGGACTCAGCAGCAGGTCGTCGGCGGACTGCGCCGCGCGCAGGTCGATCAGGCGAACAAGACCTCCGCCGCCAAACAGGCGCAGCAGGTCGCCGATGCCGCCGCCGCGGACGCCGAGACCAAGAAGACCGACGCCCAGCACGCCGTCGCCGCCGCGCAGGCCGAATTCGATCAGCAGACGGTGCAACGCAATACCCTGATGCAGCAGCGCGATTCGGCGCAGCAGCGGCTGGAAACGGCGCGCTCCCAGGTCGCCGGATTGCAGAGCCAGCGTGACACCTACCTGGCCTGGGATGACCAGCGCCGCAAGGACGAGGCCGCCGCCCGCGCCGCCGCGGTGGCCGCCGCCGCCCGCGTCAATGCCGACCGCGCCGCCAGTGACCTTGCCTCCCTCGCCGCTTCGGGCCACCGCCCACACACCCAGCTCGGCGACTCCCCGCCCCCGCCGCGTTACACCCTGACCCGCCCCAGCGGTTCGCGCTCGGCCCTGGTCGAAACCGTCGTCGACCGGGCCATGTCCCAGCTCGGCGTCGAATACGCCTGGGGTGGCGGCGATGAGGACGGCGCCACCCTCGGCATCCGCGACGGCGGCACCGCCGACAGCTACGGCGACTACAACAAAACCGGCTTCGACTGCTCCGGCCTGATGATCTACGCCTTCGCCGGAGTCGGTGTCTCCCTACCCCATTACAGCGGCTACCAGTACACAATGGGCTCCCGCGTCCCCGTCGCCGACCGCGAACGCGGCGATATGCTCTTCTGGGGTCCGGGCGGTTCGCAGCACGTCGCCCTCTACGTGGGCAACGGCAAAATGGTCGAAGCTCCCCAATCCGGTGAGGTGGTAAGGGTTTCCGCGGTCCGCGAGGACGGCATCATGCCGTATGCGGTCCGCATCATCTCCTGA
- a CDS encoding hemerythrin domain-containing protein, which produces MTATTRTTERPDTTDMVLIHRAFRRHFDALPGLVRGVADSDLTRARRIVDFLTELTTGLHHHHTGEDELMWPLLLERAKTDGAPILRMEEQHERIAELSARADRQAAEFAAAAQPRAREQLAITLSALAAALNEHMAEEETAVLPLAERVMTAREWAALGERGRDAMPKDRQLIFLGFILQGVPHAERRKFLADMPFAARLAWRLLGRRAFAAEYRSIYGTDPDSRG; this is translated from the coding sequence ATGACCGCCACAACCCGGACCACCGAACGCCCCGACACCACCGACATGGTGCTCATCCACCGCGCTTTCCGCCGCCATTTCGACGCGCTGCCCGGTCTCGTCCGCGGTGTCGCCGACTCGGACCTCACCCGCGCCCGCCGCATCGTCGATTTCCTCACCGAACTCACCACCGGCCTCCACCACCACCACACCGGCGAGGACGAACTGATGTGGCCCCTGCTGCTCGAGCGAGCGAAAACCGATGGCGCACCGATACTGCGCATGGAGGAACAGCATGAGCGGATCGCCGAACTCTCCGCCCGAGCGGACCGGCAGGCAGCGGAGTTCGCCGCAGCGGCCCAGCCCCGGGCGCGCGAGCAACTCGCGATCACGCTGTCCGCGCTCGCCGCCGCTCTGAACGAACATATGGCCGAGGAGGAAACCGCCGTCCTCCCGCTCGCCGAACGTGTCATGACCGCCCGCGAATGGGCGGCCCTGGGCGAACGGGGACGCGACGCCATGCCCAAGGACCGACAGTTGATCTTCCTCGGCTTCATCCTGCAGGGGGTCCCGCACGCCGAACGCCGAAAGTTCCTCGCCGACATGCCCTTCGCCGCCAGACTCGCCTGGCGCCTACTCGGCCGCCGCGCCTTCGCCGCGGAGTACCGCTCGATCTACGGCACTGATCCCGATTCCCGGGGCTGA
- a CDS encoding BTAD domain-containing putative transcriptional regulator codes for MVRIQVLGSLTAQTGRGSVDLGGRRQRGVLTILLVARGAVVPVDRLIDDLWRGEPPTRALGTLQAYISHLRKVLEPDRLPRSPATVLVSQAPGYALRLAPEAVDAWQFEAELRSAPTDPVERRRSLEQALGRWHGSAFAEFSDESWARSEASRLEELRLAARERLAATLVELGDPTAAAVEADALTSAYPLREEAWRVSALARFHAGRQADALAALRAARDVLADQLGIDPGPALVQLEADVLAQRIPVGLPAPVPLPSPTVEPSGPNSEFVGRTRELDELRRAAGAGGAPRVAAVLGEAGSGKSVLLQRFRAELVTGGWRVITGRCPEEDGAPPAWAWVEALRELAATVDPGHHAAPLEPLLADRHPGFDADASVGRFLLHRAVGAYLDETARRQPLAVFLDDLHRADLETLTLLGSVAKSASILIVIAYRPDEIGMPLEDALASLATATATRIRLRGLEFDEAAVLIRAVAGPDPDRATLEALTERTGGNPFYLTESARLLASEGALVATSEVPQGVRDVLRRRFARLPEVGVSVLRLAAVIGREFDIEVLIGAAEIGEGEVLDAVEAGVLAGLLEEPDSEHARFTHALIRDTLLGDLSRIRRRRWHLRIAESIERIRPEDLSALAHHFGESLTASTARRAADAARAAAEQAERRFAHDAAAEGYGRVAAALARISGVDTAAERVTALSRMSSSYLAAGAGQQAREARDRAVSAADTPESLVEALTSWDTPTPWLNRVYGSVDQQVVASIETALHTGGLTPRARCGLLVALVREIGGELPERAREAAEAAESLARGLNDPGLLGLALQARISVYDTVIPLAERDRIATELITLGEDNALPALALIGHNLALQVATAHGDVDRANSELAAATLLADRYQWAQARAANLMGHAMVAHLTGDLEVAEQSYLRAHEFFERHKVFDADGNLLIALVAIRLTQGRVGEFAPLLAETFAQLEASGNDLVVDPFALALLATGDRRGALSVAQARRPLRDDFFRSLFLTVRGMAVVGLEQRAEAARVYRQLRVYSGQIAGADTGAHVAGPVDTVLGDLAVLLGEPDLAAEHYAAAERLARRCGCREWVSAVQHRIGSQVDY; via the coding sequence ATGGTGCGGATTCAGGTGCTCGGTTCGCTGACCGCACAGACCGGGCGGGGCAGCGTGGATCTCGGCGGTCGCCGCCAGCGCGGCGTGCTCACCATTCTGCTCGTCGCGCGCGGTGCGGTGGTGCCGGTCGACCGGCTGATCGACGATCTCTGGCGTGGTGAGCCGCCCACGCGCGCACTCGGCACGTTGCAGGCGTACATCTCGCATCTGCGCAAGGTCCTCGAGCCGGACCGGCTGCCCCGCTCACCCGCCACCGTGCTGGTGAGTCAGGCGCCGGGATACGCGTTGCGGCTCGCTCCCGAGGCGGTGGACGCCTGGCAGTTCGAAGCCGAACTGCGCAGCGCGCCAACGGATCCCGTGGAACGAAGGCGCAGCTTAGAGCAGGCGCTCGGTCGATGGCACGGCTCGGCGTTCGCCGAATTCAGTGACGAATCGTGGGCACGATCCGAGGCGAGCCGACTCGAGGAGCTGCGCCTGGCCGCGCGTGAGCGCCTGGCCGCGACGCTGGTGGAACTCGGCGACCCGACCGCTGCCGCCGTGGAAGCCGATGCTCTGACCAGTGCGTATCCGCTGCGTGAGGAGGCGTGGCGGGTTTCGGCGCTGGCGCGGTTCCATGCGGGACGGCAGGCGGACGCGCTCGCCGCGCTGCGTGCCGCTCGCGATGTACTCGCGGATCAACTGGGTATAGACCCCGGCCCCGCCCTGGTCCAGCTCGAGGCCGATGTGCTGGCGCAACGCATCCCGGTCGGGCTGCCCGCACCGGTTCCATTGCCGTCACCGACCGTCGAGCCTTCCGGGCCGAATTCCGAATTCGTCGGCCGCACAAGGGAACTGGATGAACTACGGCGCGCGGCAGGAGCGGGTGGAGCGCCTCGTGTCGCTGCCGTGCTCGGGGAGGCCGGCAGCGGCAAATCCGTCCTGCTGCAAAGGTTTCGGGCCGAGCTGGTGACCGGCGGCTGGCGCGTGATCACCGGCCGCTGTCCCGAGGAGGACGGTGCGCCACCGGCGTGGGCGTGGGTGGAGGCTTTGCGCGAACTCGCCGCCACGGTCGACCCCGGCCACCACGCCGCGCCGCTCGAGCCGTTACTCGCCGACCGGCATCCCGGATTCGACGCCGATGCCTCGGTCGGGCGATTCCTGCTGCATCGCGCCGTCGGTGCGTACCTGGACGAGACGGCGCGGCGGCAACCGCTCGCGGTATTCCTGGACGATCTGCACCGTGCGGACCTGGAGACTCTCACCCTGCTCGGCAGCGTGGCGAAATCGGCCTCGATTCTGATCGTGATCGCCTATCGCCCCGACGAGATCGGGATGCCGCTGGAGGACGCGCTCGCTTCGCTCGCCACCGCGACCGCGACGCGAATACGTCTGCGCGGCCTGGAGTTCGATGAGGCGGCGGTGCTCATCCGCGCGGTCGCCGGACCCGATCCCGATCGGGCGACGCTGGAGGCGCTGACCGAACGCACCGGCGGAAATCCCTTCTACCTCACCGAAAGCGCTCGTCTACTGGCCAGCGAGGGCGCGCTGGTGGCGACCTCGGAGGTACCGCAGGGTGTGCGAGATGTGCTGCGGCGGCGCTTCGCACGACTACCCGAGGTCGGCGTATCGGTCCTGCGCCTGGCCGCGGTGATCGGGCGCGAATTCGATATCGAGGTGCTGATCGGCGCGGCCGAGATCGGCGAAGGTGAGGTCCTCGATGCCGTGGAGGCCGGGGTGCTGGCCGGACTGCTCGAGGAACCGGATTCCGAGCATGCGCGGTTCACACACGCGCTCATCCGGGACACCCTGCTCGGTGATCTGTCCCGTATCCGACGCCGCCGCTGGCATCTGCGCATCGCCGAGTCGATCGAGCGGATCCGGCCCGAGGATCTCTCGGCGCTGGCGCACCATTTCGGGGAGTCGCTCACCGCATCGACGGCACGGCGGGCCGCGGACGCCGCCCGCGCGGCAGCCGAACAGGCCGAACGCCGATTCGCCCACGATGCCGCGGCCGAAGGCTACGGTCGCGTCGCCGCCGCGCTCGCACGGATCAGCGGCGTGGATACCGCGGCCGAGCGAGTCACCGCGCTTTCGCGGATGAGCAGCAGCTATCTGGCCGCCGGTGCCGGTCAGCAGGCTCGCGAGGCGCGCGACCGGGCGGTATCCGCGGCCGATACACCCGAGTCGCTCGTCGAGGCGCTCACCTCGTGGGACACACCGACGCCCTGGCTGAACCGCGTCTACGGGTCCGTCGATCAGCAGGTGGTCGCCTCGATCGAGACCGCGCTGCACACCGGCGGGCTCACACCGCGGGCGCGTTGCGGACTCCTGGTCGCACTGGTCCGTGAGATCGGCGGCGAGCTACCGGAACGAGCACGCGAGGCGGCCGAGGCGGCCGAATCCCTGGCGCGTGGTCTGAATGATCCCGGATTGCTCGGACTGGCTTTGCAGGCGCGAATCTCGGTGTACGACACAGTGATTCCACTCGCCGAGCGTGATCGGATCGCGACCGAGTTGATCACCCTCGGCGAGGACAACGCGCTTCCCGCCCTCGCGCTGATCGGGCATAACCTCGCGCTCCAGGTCGCGACGGCCCATGGCGATGTGGACCGCGCGAATTCCGAACTCGCCGCGGCGACACTGCTGGCCGACCGCTACCAGTGGGCGCAGGCTCGCGCCGCGAACCTCATGGGCCATGCGATGGTGGCGCACCTGACGGGCGATCTCGAAGTCGCGGAACAGAGTTACCTGCGGGCCCATGAATTCTTCGAGCGCCACAAGGTCTTCGATGCGGACGGCAACCTGCTGATCGCCCTGGTCGCCATCCGGCTCACGCAGGGCCGGGTCGGCGAATTCGCACCGCTGCTCGCCGAGACGTTCGCGCAACTCGAGGCTTCGGGCAATGATCTGGTCGTCGATCCGTTCGCGCTGGCACTGCTTGCGACCGGTGATCGGCGCGGTGCGCTGAGCGTGGCGCAGGCTCGGCGGCCGCTGCGCGACGACTTCTTCCGCTCGCTGTTCCTGACCGTGCGCGGTATGGCCGTCGTGGGTCTCGAGCAACGAGCCGAGGCGGCGCGGGTGTACCGGCAGCTGCGCGTCTATTCGGGTCAGATCGCGGGCGCGGACACCGGCGCGCACGTCGCGGGACCGGTCGACACCGTGCTCGGTGACCTCGCGGTATTGCTCGGCGAACCCGACCTGGCGGCCGAGCACTACGCGGCCGCCGAACGCCTCGCTCGCCGCTGTGGATGCCGCGAATGGGTCAGTGCCGTACAGCACCGCATCGGTTCACAAGTCGATTACTAG
- a CDS encoding nitroreductase/quinone reductase family protein, which produces MPTDRRLKTANTIHRAVLKFSGGMLGTTFKGMPTIRLTTIGRKSGRSHTVILTAPIIEDDTIVVVASRGGDPIDPAWLHNIRANSAVRVALGHGPDRPMTARVLPAGERDALWPDVIAAHPGYADYQAMTTRTIPLVTLTPLG; this is translated from the coding sequence ATGCCGACCGACCGTAGACTCAAGACCGCCAACACCATTCACCGTGCCGTGCTCAAATTCAGCGGCGGGATGCTCGGCACCACCTTCAAAGGGATGCCGACGATCAGGCTGACCACGATCGGCCGCAAATCCGGTCGGTCGCATACCGTCATTCTCACCGCACCGATCATCGAGGACGACACGATCGTGGTCGTCGCCTCCCGCGGCGGTGATCCCATCGATCCGGCGTGGCTGCACAATATCCGCGCGAACTCCGCGGTCCGGGTCGCCCTCGGGCACGGTCCGGATCGGCCCATGACCGCTCGCGTGCTGCCAGCGGGGGAGCGGGACGCGCTCTGGCCCGATGTCATCGCGGCTCACCCCGGCTACGCCGACTATCAGGCGATGACGACCAGAACAATTCCCCTGGTCACCCTGACACCACTCGGGTAG
- a CDS encoding acyl-CoA thioesterase translates to MAGGTDLWPVVDLAELLEVLELDEVGPGRFRARNVASTLPTTLGSQTLAQAVVAAERTVPHMAVQSLHGVFPRGGYADREVDVEVEIVQSGRALATVQVSFSQDGREHARVLAMLSVDEPDFLAHGATLPADVPGPEECAELPCALLPWEVRTLGGAYAVALDLAGPPSLDVWMRCDKAPDQPGIARALLAHGSEGFLGPVALRPYPQAELTRRGGFATAAMLAQTITFHRPFTLHDWLLLRCESPFAGSGRMYERIQIFTRTGELVASVDAQGLLRGGSTG, encoded by the coding sequence ATGGCCGGTGGAACTGATCTTTGGCCGGTCGTCGACCTGGCCGAACTGCTCGAAGTGCTCGAACTCGATGAGGTCGGTCCGGGACGATTCCGGGCTCGGAATGTGGCCTCGACGCTGCCGACGACGCTGGGCAGTCAGACGTTGGCGCAGGCGGTGGTCGCCGCCGAACGGACGGTGCCGCATATGGCGGTGCAATCGCTGCACGGTGTCTTCCCGCGCGGCGGGTACGCCGATCGCGAGGTCGACGTGGAGGTCGAAATCGTGCAGTCGGGGCGGGCATTGGCGACGGTGCAGGTGTCGTTCAGCCAGGACGGGCGCGAGCACGCCCGGGTGCTGGCCATGCTCAGCGTCGACGAACCCGACTTCCTCGCGCACGGCGCCACCCTTCCGGCCGACGTGCCCGGGCCGGAGGAGTGCGCGGAACTGCCGTGCGCGCTGCTGCCGTGGGAAGTTCGCACACTCGGCGGGGCCTATGCGGTGGCGCTCGACCTCGCGGGGCCACCGTCACTGGATGTGTGGATGCGCTGCGACAAGGCCCCCGATCAGCCCGGAATCGCCCGGGCACTGCTGGCCCACGGCAGCGAGGGATTCCTCGGCCCGGTCGCCCTGCGCCCGTATCCGCAGGCCGAGCTGACCCGCCGGGGCGGTTTCGCGACCGCGGCCATGCTCGCGCAGACCATCACATTCCATCGACCGTTCACCCTGCACGATTGGCTGCTACTACGCTGCGAAAGCCCCTTCGCGGGCAGCGGACGGATGTACGAACGAATCCAGATATTCACGCGCACAGGTGAATTGGTGGCATCGGTGGACGCCCAGGGTCTGCTGCGCGGCGGAAGCACGGGGTAG
- the asnB gene encoding asparagine synthase (glutamine-hydrolyzing), producing the protein MCGIAGWVDPCGRLRDGEHVAAAMAATLAGRGPDGHGVWANSHAALAHRRLAVLDPDHGHQPMLVADDSNRTIAALAYTGEVFNHAELRSALELLGHKFATRTDTEVVLHACLEWGLDAVHRLHGMFAFAYWDVATRRLLLVRDRLGIKPLCYRIDGPRVYFGSEPKALRGVGPTEIDPDGLRDLLACVRTPGRTLLRGVSEVRPGTVLIVDPRGVREHRYWRLEPAPHQDDRATTVDTVRGLLTDITTTQLHADVRLGSLLSGGLDSSALTALAQNALRSTDTKLSTFAVDFAGNTGDFAPDALRTTPDAPYVRDMAAHCGLDHRDIVLDSTALTDPAVRHAVVAARDLPAAGDMDSSLYLLFRAVREHATVVLSGESADEVFGGYSWFHDPQAISRADYPWRYFAGRSGACRALLRDDIAAALDPTAHRADHYRQSLTEIPTLPGESEIQRRMREIFWLHYTHWLPDLLDRKDRLSMAVGLEVRVPFCDHKLIEYAFNIPWRLQTFDGREKSLLRAAVADLLPSSVTARVKAPYPITHDPAYGRALREQAADLLAAPAAPVWDYLDRNRLRDRLRRPLTDRATRSGLDFTLNFDIWLRQLAK; encoded by the coding sequence ATGTGCGGTATCGCAGGCTGGGTTGATCCGTGCGGCAGGCTCCGCGACGGCGAACACGTCGCGGCCGCCATGGCCGCGACACTCGCCGGTCGCGGACCCGATGGGCACGGCGTCTGGGCGAATTCGCATGCCGCGCTGGCACACCGCCGCCTCGCGGTGCTCGATCCCGACCACGGACACCAGCCCATGCTGGTCGCGGACGACTCCAATCGCACCATTGCCGCACTCGCCTACACCGGCGAGGTGTTCAACCACGCCGAGCTCCGGAGCGCGCTCGAACTGCTGGGGCATAAATTCGCCACCCGCACCGATACCGAAGTGGTGCTGCACGCCTGTCTGGAGTGGGGACTGGACGCGGTGCACCGACTGCACGGCATGTTCGCCTTCGCCTACTGGGATGTCGCCACGCGGCGCCTACTCCTGGTCCGCGACCGACTCGGCATCAAACCGCTGTGCTACCGGATCGACGGTCCCCGAGTGTATTTCGGCTCCGAACCCAAGGCACTGCGCGGTGTCGGACCCACGGAAATCGATCCGGACGGGCTGCGCGACCTCCTCGCCTGTGTTCGCACTCCCGGCCGCACACTGCTGCGCGGGGTCAGCGAGGTCCGTCCCGGCACGGTGCTCATCGTCGATCCGCGCGGCGTTCGCGAACATCGGTATTGGAGATTGGAACCCGCTCCGCACCAGGACGATCGGGCCACTACGGTCGATACCGTCCGCGGCCTGCTCACCGATATCACCACGACTCAGTTGCACGCCGACGTCCGCCTCGGCTCGCTGCTCTCGGGCGGGCTCGATTCCAGTGCGCTGACCGCCCTGGCCCAGAACGCCCTGAGATCAACCGACACGAAACTGTCCACGTTCGCCGTCGACTTCGCCGGAAACACCGGCGATTTCGCGCCCGACGCACTGCGGACCACACCCGACGCACCGTACGTCCGCGATATGGCCGCCCACTGTGGACTCGACCATCGCGATATCGTGCTCGACTCCACCGCCCTCACCGATCCGGCAGTACGTCACGCGGTGGTCGCCGCCCGCGATCTACCCGCCGCCGGCGATATGGACTCCTCGCTGTATCTGTTGTTCCGGGCGGTACGCGAACACGCCACCGTGGTGCTGTCCGGGGAGAGCGCCGACGAGGTCTTCGGCGGCTACTCCTGGTTCCATGACCCGCAGGCGATTTCGCGCGCCGACTACCCGTGGCGCTACTTCGCGGGCCGCAGTGGAGCCTGTCGAGCGCTGCTCCGCGACGATATCGCCGCCGCACTCGACCCGACCGCGCACCGCGCCGATCACTACCGTCAATCGCTGACCGAAATCCCTACGCTGCCAGGTGAATCCGAGATCCAGCGCCGTATGCGCGAGATATTCTGGCTGCACTACACGCACTGGCTGCCCGATCTCCTGGATCGCAAGGACCGGCTGTCGATGGCCGTGGGCCTGGAGGTGCGCGTCCCGTTCTGCGATCACAAGCTCATCGAATACGCCTTCAATATCCCTTGGCGGCTACAGACTTTCGACGGTCGCGAGAAATCACTCCTGCGCGCCGCCGTGGCCGATCTCCTCCCCTCCAGCGTCACCGCACGGGTGAAGGCCCCCTACCCCATCACCCACGACCCGGCCTACGGTCGCGCCCTGCGCGAGCAGGCCGCGGACCTCCTGGCGGCCCCCGCTGCACCCGTCTGGGACTACCTGGACCGCAACCGGTTACGCGATCGTCTGCGACGCCCCCTCACCGACCGAGCCACCCGCTCCGGCCTCGACTTCACCCTCAACTTCGATATCTGGCTCCGCCAGCTCGCGAAGTGA
- a CDS encoding beta-ketoacyl [acyl carrier protein] synthase domain-containing protein — MSANEPIAIVGMGCRFPGAMDHRQLWQLLCDGVDALAAGEFPDSTADFDPSEFHITDRESAELDPQHRALLLTTRDALRDAGLDENRVAGQPIGVFMGQSTAEHWDNRSRDRAVDMYAIAGAAARSMASGRIGYAWDLRGPCATVDAACSSGTLAVHLACQSLRTGECDIALAGGVSLVRGTDHTVGYAAAGMLSPSGRCRFASEEADGFVRSDGTAVLVLKPLTHARRDGDHIHAVIRGSAQASKGRTAKAVIAPSLEGYLQVIERACATAGLAPEQLGYLEAHGNAAPAGDHLELQAIGAAIGRNRPAAQPCLVGSIKSNIGHPEAAGGLAGVIKTALALKHRHIPATLHCDQPTSAVDWSGLGIAPVRSGTDWPYPETAYAGVSTYGLSGTFVHLVLGAA; from the coding sequence ATGAGTGCGAACGAGCCGATCGCGATCGTGGGTATGGGGTGCAGGTTCCCCGGAGCGATGGATCACCGGCAGCTGTGGCAACTGCTGTGCGATGGCGTCGACGCGCTGGCAGCGGGTGAATTTCCGGACAGCACAGCCGATTTCGATCCCTCGGAGTTCCATATCACCGACCGTGAGAGCGCCGAACTCGACCCACAGCATCGGGCATTGCTGTTGACAACCCGCGATGCGCTGCGCGATGCCGGACTGGATGAGAACCGGGTGGCGGGCCAGCCCATCGGAGTCTTCATGGGGCAGAGCACCGCCGAACACTGGGACAATCGCTCCCGGGATCGCGCCGTCGACATGTACGCCATCGCGGGCGCCGCCGCGCGCAGTATGGCGTCGGGCCGTATCGGCTACGCCTGGGATCTGCGTGGCCCGTGCGCGACCGTGGACGCGGCCTGCTCGTCCGGGACGCTCGCGGTACATCTGGCCTGCCAGTCGTTGCGGACCGGGGAGTGCGATATCGCGCTCGCGGGCGGTGTCAGCCTGGTGCGCGGTACCGACCACACCGTCGGGTACGCGGCCGCCGGAATGCTCTCGCCGTCCGGCCGTTGCCGTTTCGCCAGTGAGGAGGCCGACGGGTTCGTGCGCAGTGACGGTACCGCGGTGCTGGTCCTCAAGCCGCTCACGCACGCCCGCCGCGACGGTGACCATATCCACGCGGTCATTCGCGGCAGCGCACAGGCGAGCAAGGGCCGCACCGCCAAGGCGGTCATCGCACCCTCCCTCGAGGGCTATCTGCAGGTCATCGAACGTGCTTGCGCCACAGCGGGTCTCGCGCCCGAACAGCTCGGCTATCTCGAAGCGCACGGCAATGCGGCCCCGGCGGGTGATCACCTCGAGTTGCAGGCGATCGGCGCGGCCATCGGCCGGAATCGTCCGGCCGCGCAACCCTGCCTGGTCGGATCGATCAAATCCAATATCGGCCATCCGGAGGCGGCGGGCGGTCTGGCCGGAGTCATCAAAACCGCTCTCGCACTGAAGCATCGCCACATTCCCGCGACCCTGCACTGTGATCAGCCCACCTCGGCGGTGGACTGGTCGGGCCTGGGTATCGCGCCGGTGCGCAGCGGCACCGACTGGCCCTACCCGGAAACGGCGTACGCGGGCGTCAGTACCTACGGCCTCTCGGGCACCTTCGTTCATCTCGTCCTGGGAGCCGCGTAA